CGATAGACCGTTGACGTGCAGCGTTCTGGACACCGCTAAGAATCGAGTTGTAGCCGCTAAGGATAGCAAAAATAAGAGCTACGGTTGTAATAGCGATCCATTCCGTTCGCCCAGCAATCAGTAGGCCGGCGGCCATAAGCAGGAGTATGAGAATAACAACCCCAGTTGCCGATAATACCAGTCGGAGTACCGCATTCAAATAGCCGTCAAAATCTCTCTTTTCCACTGCCGGCGCATAGAAGCGGGTTACACCGTTGCCCAGCGGTCCGAACACGGCCTGATTAATTAGTGTGGCTACGGTCATACCCAGGACTAGTTCACCATACGCCGTAGGATCCAGCAGGCCTGTCAATATCCGCACGCCGATTAGGGAGCCGATCACTGCTGTTGCTTGGCCAAAGACAACCCATAAACCTTCTTTTGAGAGCCGGTGCAAGCGTTCGGAACGGAGAAAGGATTTCATTGCGGCAAAATCTTCATCGGCAACTGCGCCTGTTTAATATACCATTCGATGGCCTTCTTAAGGCCGTTTTTAAATTTTGTCTTAGCTTTAAATCCGAATTCTCTGTGCGCTTTTGTAATATCCAGGCATCTTTTAGGCTGGCCGTCAGGCTTAGTCTTATCCCAGATAATTCTACCTTTGAAACCGGTAAGCTTGGCGATAAGCTTAGCTAAATTTTTTATGGATATTTCAAAACCGGCGCCGATATTGACAGGTTCGGACTTATTATATTTTTCGGTAGCTAAAATGATGGCCTCTGCTGCATCCTCAACATAAAGGAATTCCCGCGTAGCCCTGCCTGTGCCCCATACGGTTATATGGCTATCTCCGCTGTTCTTCGCGTCCATGCATTTTTTAATCAACGCCGGGATAACATGAGATGAACCGGGATCAAAATTATCTCCCGGGCCATATAGATTAACCGGCATTAAAAAAATAGAATTAAAACCATATTGCTCGCGATATGCCTGAGACTGGACTGAAAGCATTTTTTTGGCTAAGCCGTAAGGAGCATTGGTTTCTTCAGGATAGCCGTTCCAAAGGTTTTCTTCTTTAAAGGGAACAGGCGTAAATTTCGGATAGCAGCAAATAGTTCCCAAGGCAATAAATTTTTCTATGTTTCTCTGTCGGCCGATTTCCATCATCTGCGCACCCATCATCAGATTATCATAGAAAAATTTACCGGAATTTTCCATATTAGCGCCGATACCGCCGACTTTTGCCGCTAAATGTATAACAATATCAGGGTTAGCGTCTTTATAAACACTTTTAACCGACTCCATTTGAACCAGGTCATACTCTTTACTGGTTGGAA
The sequence above is drawn from the Candidatus Omnitrophota bacterium genome and encodes:
- a CDS encoding GDP-L-fucose synthase; amino-acid sequence: MINLKRKRILVTGGNGFLGSFVVKKLRERGCRNIFIPTSKEYDLVQMESVKSVYKDANPDIVIHLAAKVGGIGANMENSGKFFYDNLMMGAQMMEIGRQRNIEKFIALGTICCYPKFTPVPFKEENLWNGYPEETNAPYGLAKKMLSVQSQAYREQYGFNSIFLMPVNLYGPGDNFDPGSSHVIPALIKKCMDAKNSGDSHITVWGTGRATREFLYVEDAAEAIILATEKYNKSEPVNIGAGFEISIKNLAKLIAKLTGFKGRIIWDKTKPDGQPKRCLDITKAHREFGFKAKTKFKNGLKKAIEWYIKQAQLPMKILPQ